A stretch of Zymoseptoria tritici IPO323 chromosome 1, whole genome shotgun sequence DNA encodes these proteins:
- a CDS encoding peptidase M28 (Peptidase M28) → MVRTSLFAALAAAAVVGATNVDGPIEILEVRQDARIATPPSGPPKGKGPGKGKGPKGPPGYPGGPPKGPPKRPVNSKALQLAIRESELAKKARELERAAYSTPQRNRVFSSEGHTKTLDMITGYLDTVDDYYTYEVQEFQALYSQASGNLTVEGTAYEPTIYQYSTSGEVTAPIVVVNNLGCEAGDYPAEVSGNIALISRGTCPFGDKSALANQAGAAAAIIYNNIAGPVSGGTLGPTNPNGLYVPTVGISQDEGLALVQLANAGEPVGELQVDSVIENRTTYNIIAQTIGGDQNNVLAVGAHSDSVFAGPGINDDGSGTIGILETALQLAKFKTNNAVRFCFWSAEEFGLLGSTYYTQTLSAEEAEKIKLYLNYDMIASPNYVIALYDGDGSAFNLTGPPGSAEAEQFLASYFADLNIPTTETDFDGRSDYGPFLDIGIPAGGIFTGAEELKTVEEAALFGGEAGVAYDVNYHQVGDNYDNLNFEAFTINSKAIAASVAHYSTSFKTLPPRDRGYEIKARSAQHSHPHARSLRAKNIHAKHDCGAAPKETI, encoded by the exons ATGGTCCGCACCTCTCTCTTCGCGGCATTGGCCGCTGCTGCCGTCGTGGGAGCTACCAACGTTGATGGACCTATTGAAATCCTCGAGGTCCGCCAAGATGCCCGCATCGCAACACCGCCCAGTGGGCCACCGAAGGGCAAGGGGCCaggcaagggcaagggcC CAAAAGGTCCGCCAGGTTACCCAGGTGGACCTCCCAAGGGACCGCCCAAACGCCCTGTCAACTCCAAAGCCCTTCAGCTTGCCATTCGGGAGAGTGAGCTCGCGAAAAAGGCCCGGGAGTTGGAACGCGCCGCATACAGCACGCCTCAACGCAACCGTGTTTTCAGCTCGGAGGGCCATACCAAAACCCTTGATATGATCACTGGCTACCTGGACACCGTTGACGACTACTACACATACGAGGTGCAAGAATTCCAAGCACTCTACTCGCAAGCCAGTGGCAATCTCACTGTTGAGGGAACGGCTTACGAGCCCACGATCTACCAGTACTCCACCTCGGGCGAAGTCACCGCCCCTATCGTCGTGGTCAACAACCTGGGCTGTGAGGCTGGTGATTACCCGGCCGAGGTCAGTGGAAACATTGCCTTGATCTCTCGTGGTACATGTCCGTTTGGTGACAAATCTGCTCTGGCCAACCAAGCcggcgctgctgctgccataATCTACAACAACATTGCCGGCCCTGTATCGGGAGGAACACTGGGCCCAACCAACCCGAATGGACTTTATGTACCCACTGTTGGCATCTCGCAAGATGAAGGTCTCGCTTTGGTCCAACTTGCCAACGCCGGCGAGCCCGTAGGTGAACTACAAGTCGACTCTGTCATCGAAAACCGCACCACCTACAATATCATCGCCCAGACTATTGGCGGTGACCAGAACAACGTCCTTGCTGTGGGAGCTCACTCCGACTCCGTCTTTGCCGGTCCGGGGATCAACGATGACGGATCTGGGACGATCGGAATCCTCGAGACTGCTCTCCAGCTCGCCAAGTTCAAGACCAACAACGCCGTCCGCTTCTGCTTCTGGTCAGCCGAGGAGTTCGGTCTGTTGGGCTCCACCTACTACACTCAGACTTTGAGCGCTGAAGAGGCCGAGAAGATTAAGCTGTATCTCAACTATGACATGATTGCCTCGCCCAACTATGTCATCGCTCTGTACGACGGCGATGGAAGCGCGTTCAACCTGACCGGCCCCCCTGGAAGCGCCGAAGCTGAGCAGTTCTTGGCCTCTTACTTTGCCGATCTCAACATTCCCACCACAGAGACCGACTTCGATGGCCGCAGTGACTATGGTCCTTTCTTGGACATCGGCATCCCTGCGGGAGGCATCTTCACGGGTGCAGAAGAGCTGAAAACGGTCGAGGAGGCTGCTCTGTTCGGTGGCGAGGCCGGTGTGGCATACGACGTCAACTACCACCAGGTCGGCGACAACTATGACAACCTCAACTTTGAGGCTTTCACCATCAACTCCAAGGCCATTGCCGCCTCCGTGGCTCACTACTCTACCAGCTTCAAGACTCTGCCGCCTCGCGATCGTGGATACGAGATCAAGGCTCGCAGCGCACAGCACAGCCACCCGCATGCCAGGTCTCTGAGGGCGAAGAACATCCACGCGAAACACGACTGTGGTGCCGCGCCGAAGGAGACAATCTAG